A window of Halopseudomonas sabulinigri genomic DNA:
GATTGTTCTTCTGGGGGTTTGGATATGGTAACCAACGTCACCAACCTGTCTCGCAGCGGCTTGTATGACTGGATGGCGCAACGCGTTTCCGCTGTTCTGCTGGCTGCATACGTGCTGTTTCTGCTCGGTTATCTGATCGCGCACCCGGGTCTGACCTTTGCCGAGTGGCAGGGTCTGTTCAGCCAGAATTGGATGCGTATCTTCAGCCTGCTCACGCTGGTTGCCTTGAGTGTGCATGCCTGGGTTGGCATGTGGACCATTTCAACCGATTACCTGACTCCCATGGCCTTGGGCAAATCTGCCACTGTTGTCCGCTTCCTGTTCCAGGCGGTCTGCGGTCTTGCCATGTTTGTGTTTTTTGTCTGGGGCGTGCAGATCCTGTGGGGTATTCGATAAATGTCTAACATGCGTACTTTGACTTTTGACGCCATCATCATCGGTGGCGGCGGTGCTGGCATGCGCGCTGCGCTGCAGCTGGCCCAGGGCGGTCACAAGACTGCCGTTATCACCAAGGTGTTC
This region includes:
- the sdhD gene encoding succinate dehydrogenase, hydrophobic membrane anchor protein, producing the protein MVTNVTNLSRSGLYDWMAQRVSAVLLAAYVLFLLGYLIAHPGLTFAEWQGLFSQNWMRIFSLLTLVALSVHAWVGMWTISTDYLTPMALGKSATVVRFLFQAVCGLAMFVFFVWGVQILWGIR